A single region of the Duganella sp. BuS-21 genome encodes:
- a CDS encoding GFA family protein: MSDSTELHGSCLCGGVRYRAALPVFHASHCYCTMCQKQHGAAAGSYVNVGRPGLVIEQGRELIAEYASSADGRRDFCRVCGSTLFWRSTETPERIAITLGTLEPPYAGSVERELYPENKPAWTPRA; this comes from the coding sequence ATGAGTGACAGCACGGAATTACACGGTAGCTGCTTGTGCGGCGGCGTACGCTATCGCGCGGCGTTGCCGGTGTTTCACGCCAGCCACTGCTATTGCACCATGTGCCAGAAGCAGCACGGCGCGGCGGCGGGATCGTATGTCAATGTCGGCAGGCCCGGCCTGGTGATCGAACAGGGCAGGGAACTGATCGCCGAATACGCATCGTCGGCCGACGGCCGGCGCGATTTCTGCCGCGTGTGCGGCTCTACGCTGTTCTGGCGCAGCACGGAAACGCCGGAGCGCATCGCCATCACGCTCGGTACGCTGGAGCCGCCGTATGCGGGGTCGGTGGAGCGCGAACTGTATCCCGAAAACAAACCGGCCTGGACGCCGCGCGCCTGA
- the ppc gene encoding phosphoenolpyruvate carboxylase has protein sequence MANQSSATHLTAEQTGVDKDAPLKEGIRLLGRLLGDVLRDQEGEEVYAVVETIRQTAVRFRREADAGAAKELDGMLKILTKEQTISVVRAFSYFSHLANIAEDQHHIRRRRAHLLAGSNPQQGSVNFALCKLKEAGVSQETVSTFFKDALISPVLTAHPTEVQRKSILDAEHDIARLLAERDLPITPKERAANLHLLRARIATLWQTRMLRYSKLTVADEIENALSYYRITFLRELPGLYDDIEQDIAHHYGNEEQPQLINAPYVQMGSWIGGDRDGNPNVNGNTMSHALTRQATTILDFYLEETHTLGAELSISTLMIACSPALQALADQSPDTSDHRADEPYRRALIGIYARLASTARALGATNILRKEVGHAEPYADASAFSADLQVLIDSLDANHGAVLVQPRLSTLKRAADIFGFHLASLDMRQSSDIHERVLAELFAKSGVLAEYCALDEDAKVKLLLDELSQPRLLNSPYISYSAETVSELGVLRAAREIRARYGVRAIRNYIISHTETVSDLLEVLLLQKEMGLLRLAAGVAKPELDLMVIPLFETIPDLQRAADIMEAVMAIPLVKELIAKQGQIQEVMLGYSDSNKDGGFLTSNWELYKAETHLVTVFAKAGVKLRLFHGRGGTVGRGGGPSYEAILAQPHGTVNGQIRLTEQGEIIASKFSNKDIGRRNLELLVAATLEASLMPQPEDAEHSKQLRGFETVMAEISDRAYKAYRNLVYETPGFTDYFFAATPIAEIAELNLGSRPASRKSTKRIEDLRAIPWGFSWGQCRLLLPGWYGFASAIGGWIADGDKAERLAQLQAMFRQWPLFATLLSNMDMVLAKTDLAIASRYAELVQDKELRDRIFKRITEEHASTLEILQSITGATERLAGNPLLARSIQNRFAYLDPLNHLQVELIKRHRALSSESKADERVHRGIHLSINGVAAGLRNTG, from the coding sequence ATGGCAAACCAATCTAGTGCAACGCATCTTACTGCTGAACAAACGGGCGTAGACAAGGACGCACCACTCAAAGAAGGCATACGCTTACTCGGCCGCCTGCTCGGCGACGTGTTGCGCGACCAGGAGGGCGAAGAAGTCTACGCCGTGGTCGAAACCATCCGGCAAACCGCCGTGCGCTTCCGCCGCGAGGCCGACGCCGGCGCCGCCAAGGAACTCGACGGCATGCTGAAAATCCTCACCAAGGAACAGACGATTTCCGTGGTGCGCGCGTTTTCCTATTTCTCGCACCTGGCCAATATCGCCGAAGACCAGCACCACATTCGCCGCCGCCGCGCCCACCTGCTAGCCGGCTCGAACCCGCAGCAAGGCAGCGTCAACTTCGCGCTGTGCAAGCTGAAAGAAGCCGGCGTCAGCCAGGAAACCGTGTCGACCTTCTTCAAGGACGCGCTGATTTCGCCGGTGCTGACCGCCCACCCGACCGAGGTGCAGCGCAAATCCATCCTTGATGCCGAGCACGATATCGCGCGCCTGCTGGCCGAACGCGACCTGCCGATCACGCCGAAGGAACGCGCCGCCAACCTGCACCTGCTGCGCGCGCGCATCGCCACGCTGTGGCAGACCCGCATGCTGCGCTACTCCAAGCTGACCGTGGCCGACGAGATTGAAAACGCCCTGTCCTACTACCGCATCACCTTCCTGCGCGAACTGCCGGGGTTGTATGACGACATCGAGCAGGACATCGCCCACCACTACGGCAACGAAGAACAGCCGCAACTGATCAACGCACCGTACGTACAGATGGGCAGCTGGATCGGCGGCGACCGCGACGGCAATCCCAACGTCAACGGCAACACCATGTCGCACGCGCTGACGCGCCAGGCCACCACCATCCTCGACTTCTACCTGGAGGAAACGCACACGCTGGGCGCCGAGCTGTCGATCTCGACCCTGATGATCGCCTGCTCGCCCGCGCTGCAAGCGCTGGCCGACCAGTCGCCGGACACCTCCGACCACCGCGCCGACGAACCGTATCGCCGCGCCCTGATCGGCATCTACGCGCGTCTGGCATCGACCGCGCGCGCCTTGGGCGCCACCAACATCCTGCGCAAGGAAGTGGGCCACGCCGAGCCGTACGCCGACGCGTCCGCCTTCTCGGCCGACCTGCAAGTGCTGATCGACTCGCTCGACGCCAACCACGGCGCGGTGCTGGTGCAGCCGCGCCTGTCCACCCTGAAGCGTGCGGCCGACATCTTCGGCTTCCATCTGGCGTCGCTGGACATGCGCCAGTCGTCCGACATCCACGAGCGCGTGCTGGCCGAGCTGTTCGCCAAATCGGGCGTGCTGGCCGAGTACTGCGCGCTGGACGAGGACGCCAAGGTCAAGCTGCTGCTCGACGAGCTGTCGCAGCCGCGCCTGCTCAATTCGCCGTACATCAGCTACTCGGCCGAGACCGTCTCCGAACTGGGCGTGCTGCGCGCCGCGCGCGAGATCCGTGCGCGCTACGGCGTGCGCGCGATCCGCAACTACATCATCTCGCACACCGAAACCGTGTCCGACCTGCTGGAAGTGCTGCTGCTGCAAAAGGAAATGGGCCTGCTGCGCCTCGCCGCGGGTGTCGCCAAACCCGAGCTGGACCTGATGGTGATCCCGCTGTTCGAAACCATACCCGACCTGCAGCGCGCGGCCGACATCATGGAAGCCGTAATGGCCATCCCGCTGGTGAAGGAACTGATCGCCAAGCAGGGCCAGATCCAGGAAGTCATGCTGGGCTACTCGGACTCCAACAAGGACGGTGGCTTCCTCACCTCCAATTGGGAGCTGTACAAGGCCGAGACCCACCTGGTGACCGTGTTTGCAAAAGCCGGCGTCAAGCTGCGTCTGTTCCACGGCCGTGGCGGCACGGTCGGTCGCGGCGGCGGTCCATCGTACGAGGCCATCCTGGCGCAGCCGCACGGCACCGTCAACGGCCAGATCCGCCTGACCGAACAGGGCGAGATCATCGCCTCCAAGTTCTCCAACAAGGACATCGGCCGCCGCAACCTGGAACTGCTGGTCGCCGCCACCTTGGAAGCGAGCCTGATGCCGCAGCCGGAAGACGCCGAGCACAGCAAACAGCTGCGCGGTTTCGAAACGGTGATGGCCGAGATTTCGGACCGCGCCTACAAGGCCTACCGCAACCTGGTCTATGAAACCCCGGGCTTCACCGACTACTTCTTTGCCGCCACGCCGATCGCCGAGATCGCCGAGCTGAACCTCGGTTCGCGCCCGGCCTCGCGCAAGTCGACCAAGCGCATCGAAGACCTGCGCGCGATCCCATGGGGCTTCTCGTGGGGCCAATGCCGCCTGCTGCTGCCGGGCTGGTACGGTTTCGCCAGCGCCATCGGCGGCTGGATCGCCGACGGCGACAAGGCCGAGCGCCTGGCCCAGCTGCAAGCCATGTTCCGGCAATGGCCGCTGTTCGCCACCCTGCTGTCCAATATGGACATGGTGCTGGCCAAGACCGACCTGGCGATCGCCTCGCGTTACGCCGAGCTGGTGCAGGATAAGGAACTGCGCGACCGCATCTTCAAGCGCATCACCGAAGAGCACGCCAGCACGCTGGAAATCCTGCAAAGCATCACCGGCGCCACCGAGCGCCTGGCCGGCAACCCGCTGCTGGCGCGTTCGATCCAGAACCGCTTCGCCTACCTCGACCCGCTCAACCACTTGCAGGTTGAACTGATCAAGCGCCACCGCGCGCTGTCGAGCGAAAGCAAGGCGGACGAACGCGTGCACCGCGGCATCCACCTGTCGATCAACGGCGTCGCGGCCGGCTTGCGCAACACCGGCTAA
- the hemC gene encoding hydroxymethylbilane synthase — MVQSPPSRLVIASRESRLAMWQAEHVRERLTILYPHCDVKIVGMTTRGDQILDRTLSKVGGKGLFVKELEVAMAEGRADLAVHSLKDVPMELPEGFALAAVLEREDPRDAFVSNDYDALDALPAGAVVGTSSLRRQSLIAARYPHLVIKPLRGNLDTRLGKLDRGDYAAIILAAAGLKRLGLPQRIRALLDPASSLPAAGQGAMAIEIAERDDGIDLMAILAPLNHEATAQAVTAERKVSKVFGGSCQVPLAAFATVEGGDMHLRAMVATPDGTRMASAEVRGAAADAEALGAQVAELLRAQDAEDILSACLSDAAQAEADARSASLAYAAAVDAADAAAGKPGA; from the coding sequence ATGGTACAAAGTCCCCCATCCAGATTGGTGATCGCCTCACGTGAAAGCCGCCTGGCCATGTGGCAGGCGGAACATGTACGCGAACGCTTGACAATATTATATCCGCACTGCGATGTCAAAATTGTCGGAATGACGACGCGCGGCGATCAAATTCTGGATCGCACCTTGTCCAAAGTCGGCGGCAAGGGCCTGTTTGTGAAGGAACTTGAAGTGGCGATGGCTGAAGGCCGCGCCGATCTGGCCGTGCATTCGCTCAAGGATGTGCCGATGGAATTGCCGGAAGGTTTTGCGCTGGCGGCTGTACTGGAGCGCGAAGATCCGCGCGACGCCTTCGTTTCCAACGACTACGACGCGCTCGACGCGCTGCCGGCCGGCGCCGTGGTCGGCACCAGCAGCCTGCGCCGCCAGTCGCTGATCGCGGCGCGTTATCCGCACCTGGTGATCAAACCGCTGCGTGGTAATCTGGACACACGCTTGGGCAAACTGGACCGTGGCGACTACGCCGCCATCATCCTGGCCGCCGCCGGCCTCAAGCGCCTGGGCCTGCCGCAGCGCATCCGCGCCTTGCTCGATCCGGCCAGCAGCCTGCCGGCCGCAGGGCAGGGGGCCATGGCGATCGAAATCGCCGAGCGCGATGACGGCATCGATCTGATGGCGATCCTCGCTCCGCTGAACCACGAAGCGACCGCACAAGCCGTCACCGCCGAACGCAAAGTCTCGAAGGTCTTTGGCGGCAGCTGCCAGGTGCCGCTGGCCGCCTTCGCCACCGTGGAAGGCGGCGATATGCACCTGCGCGCCATGGTCGCCACGCCGGACGGCACGCGCATGGCCAGCGCCGAAGTGCGCGGCGCGGCGGCCGACGCCGAAGCGCTGGGCGCGCAAGTGGCCGAACTGCTGCGCGCGCAGGACGCCGAGGACATCCTGTCGGCCTGCCTGAGCGACGCGGCGCAAGCCGAGGCGGACGCCCGTTCGGCGAGCCTGGCCTATGCCGCCGCCGTCGATGCGGCCGACGCGGCCGCCGGCAAGCCCGGCGCCTGA
- a CDS encoding uroporphyrinogen-III synthase, giving the protein MTGAVVITRPLAQAGALAARVSALGRPVELLPLLAIAPLDDQAPLLAALARLHEYELVAFVSPNAIDAAFAHIARWPDGVTLAVLGEGSRAALAAHGVTPDTVRIVSPADSAHSDSEHLLQTLDLAALNGRPVLIIRGESGRELMADGLRDAGALVDVVAAYRRSVPLLTPALATRLRALLAQQNDWIITSSEALRGLMGLLHQLDLHHPDAMQHNSVVTMQQQHLIVPHARIAETANNLGFSKLTLTGSGDERLLAALQSCL; this is encoded by the coding sequence ATGACCGGCGCCGTCGTCATTACCCGTCCACTGGCCCAGGCCGGAGCGCTGGCCGCCCGCGTCAGCGCGCTGGGCCGCCCGGTGGAACTGCTGCCGCTGCTGGCGATCGCGCCGCTGGACGACCAGGCGCCGCTGCTGGCGGCGCTGGCGCGGCTGCATGAATACGAGCTGGTGGCCTTCGTCTCGCCCAATGCCATCGACGCCGCCTTTGCGCACATCGCGCGCTGGCCGGACGGCGTTACGCTGGCGGTGCTGGGCGAGGGCAGCCGCGCCGCCCTGGCCGCGCATGGCGTCACGCCGGATACGGTGCGCATCGTCAGCCCGGCCGACAGCGCCCACAGCGATTCCGAACACCTCTTGCAAACGCTGGACCTGGCCGCCCTGAACGGCAGGCCGGTGCTCATCATTCGTGGCGAAAGCGGGCGCGAGTTGATGGCCGACGGCCTGCGCGACGCCGGCGCCCTGGTGGATGTGGTGGCGGCCTACCGTCGCTCCGTGCCGTTGCTGACGCCGGCGCTGGCGACGCGCCTGCGGGCCTTGCTGGCGCAGCAAAACGACTGGATCATCACCAGTTCAGAAGCCTTGCGCGGCCTGATGGGTCTATTGCATCAGTTGGACTTGCACCATCCTGATGCGATGCAGCACAATAGCGTTGTAACAATGCAACAGCAGCACCTGATCGTGCCACATGCCCGAATTGCCGAAACGGCAAATAATTTAGGATTTTCCAAGCTGACGCTGACCGGATCAGGCGACGAACGCCTGCTGGCCGCGTTACAATCATGCCTATGA
- a CDS encoding uroporphyrinogen-III C-methyltransferase, translated as MNDLPTLPDPAVATAKAAESPQSAPPAPPAAPAQPEPSLLETLQQPQMLLVGVIVLTILLAGQTWSSHARVNKLREEMALRLQKGDATNADTGNLVRTVQESTKELQGKVALLESKQQEAQSQQLALEQLYQDLSKNRDEWALTEIEQVLSTASQQLQLAGNVPGALIALQNADRSLSRSDKPQFITIRRAIARDTDQLKALPSVDSVGVALRLDNAIAQIDTLPMLADEKPTLPAPPEKKAKPAKVVHGKDGKPVKVEDTTSPWLLALQEGWNGWSSEMWTDVRQLIRVRNVDTPDALMLSPTQSYFLRENLKLRLLNARMALLSRNETAFRADLIAAQEALVKYFDTRARSTQTVQALLRQVQSSNLAIEMPTLSDSLNAVRNYKAKP; from the coding sequence ATGAACGATTTGCCTACATTACCTGATCCAGCGGTCGCGACCGCCAAAGCCGCCGAGAGTCCGCAGTCTGCGCCGCCGGCGCCACCAGCCGCGCCGGCCCAGCCCGAACCGAGTCTGCTCGAAACGCTGCAACAGCCGCAAATGCTGCTGGTGGGCGTGATCGTGCTGACCATTTTGCTGGCCGGCCAAACCTGGTCGTCGCACGCGCGGGTCAACAAGCTGCGCGAGGAAATGGCGCTGCGCCTGCAAAAGGGCGACGCCACCAATGCCGACACCGGCAACCTGGTGCGCACGGTGCAGGAAAGCACCAAGGAGCTGCAAGGCAAAGTCGCCCTGCTGGAGAGCAAACAGCAGGAAGCGCAGAGCCAGCAACTGGCGCTGGAGCAGCTGTACCAGGATCTGTCCAAGAACCGCGATGAATGGGCGTTGACCGAAATCGAACAGGTACTGTCGACCGCGTCGCAGCAGTTGCAGCTTGCCGGCAACGTGCCGGGTGCGCTGATCGCGCTGCAGAATGCCGACCGCAGCCTGTCGCGTTCGGACAAGCCCCAATTCATCACCATCCGCCGCGCCATCGCGCGCGACACCGACCAGCTGAAAGCCCTGCCGAGCGTCGATTCGGTGGGGGTGGCGCTGCGCCTCGACAACGCCATCGCGCAAATCGACACGTTGCCGATGCTGGCCGACGAAAAGCCGACCCTGCCGGCGCCGCCGGAAAAGAAAGCCAAGCCGGCCAAGGTCGTGCACGGCAAGGATGGCAAACCGGTCAAGGTCGAGGACACCACCAGCCCGTGGCTGCTGGCGCTGCAAGAAGGCTGGAACGGCTGGAGTAGCGAAATGTGGACCGACGTGCGCCAGCTGATCCGCGTGCGCAATGTTGACACGCCGGACGCGCTGATGCTGTCGCCGACGCAGTCCTACTTCCTGCGCGAAAACCTCAAGCTGCGCCTGCTGAACGCGCGCATGGCCCTGTTGTCGCGCAATGAAACGGCATTCCGCGCCGACCTGATCGCGGCGCAGGAAGCGTTGGTCAAATACTTCGATACGCGCGCCCGCTCCACCCAGACCGTGCAGGCGCTGCTGCGCCAGGTCCAGAGCAGCAATCTCGCCATCGAGATGCCGACCCTGTCCGACAGCCTGAACGCTGTGCGCAATTACAAAGCGAAGCCATAG
- a CDS encoding heme biosynthesis protein HemY, giving the protein MAAAIGIAVTARFNPGNVVLFYPPHRIDLSLNFFIVLEVALFAFLYVLIRAFRATIKMPGKVAAYRQHKRERDGNKGLREALKALFEGRFGHAEKAALRASELPENAGVAALIGARAAHRMRQAQRRDQWLGKLAGDNGMKTARLMTMTELLVDDHQPEQALEAVRELNASGTRHIHALQMSLKAQQQAKNWPEVLRLVRSLDKHRALHPALSSRLRELAYDDLLSDQSHDAESLLRVWSTVPTADRIKPYVACRAASALNARGLHDEARLVAEESLTADWDERVVRTYREAAAPAGSAALLLQIEHCENWAHARPTDAELALTLGSLCLKQKLWGKAQRYLEQALSDASDPRMVRESHLKLAQMHEALGQEAEAANHYRQCALATIL; this is encoded by the coding sequence ATGGCCGCCGCCATCGGCATTGCCGTGACGGCGCGCTTCAATCCGGGCAACGTGGTGCTATTCTATCCGCCGCACCGCATCGACCTGTCGCTGAACTTCTTCATCGTGCTGGAAGTGGCGCTGTTTGCCTTCCTGTACGTGCTGATCCGCGCCTTCCGCGCCACCATCAAAATGCCGGGCAAAGTGGCGGCCTACCGCCAGCACAAGCGTGAGCGTGATGGCAACAAGGGCCTGCGCGAAGCGTTGAAAGCGCTGTTCGAAGGCCGTTTCGGCCATGCCGAGAAGGCCGCGCTGCGCGCCTCCGAGCTGCCGGAAAACGCCGGCGTGGCGGCATTGATCGGCGCCCGCGCGGCGCATCGCATGCGCCAGGCGCAGCGGCGCGACCAATGGCTGGGCAAGCTGGCCGGCGACAACGGCATGAAAACCGCGCGCCTGATGACCATGACCGAACTGCTGGTCGACGACCACCAGCCGGAGCAGGCGCTGGAAGCGGTGCGCGAACTGAACGCCAGCGGCACCCGTCATATCCATGCCTTGCAGATGTCGCTGAAAGCACAGCAACAGGCCAAGAACTGGCCGGAAGTGTTGCGCCTGGTGCGTTCGCTGGACAAGCACCGCGCGCTGCATCCGGCGCTGTCGTCGCGCCTGCGCGAGCTGGCTTACGACGACCTGCTGTCGGACCAGAGCCACGACGCCGAATCGCTGCTGCGCGTGTGGTCGACGGTGCCGACCGCCGACCGCATCAAGCCTTACGTGGCCTGCCGCGCGGCGAGTGCGCTCAACGCGCGCGGCCTGCACGACGAAGCGCGCCTGGTGGCGGAAGAATCGCTGACGGCCGACTGGGACGAGCGCGTGGTACGCACTTATCGCGAAGCGGCGGCGCCGGCCGGATCGGCGGCCTTGCTGCTGCAGATCGAGCACTGCGAAAATTGGGCGCACGCGCGTCCGACCGACGCCGAGCTGGCGCTGACGCTCGGTTCACTGTGCCTGAAGCAAAAACTGTGGGGCAAAGCCCAGCGCTACCTGGAGCAGGCGCTGTCGGACGCCTCCGACCCGCGCATGGTGCGCGAATCCCACCTGAAACTGGCGCAGATGCACGAAGCGCTGGGCCAGGAAGCGGAAGCCGCCAACCACTACCGCCAGTGCGCACTGGCCACCATCCTCTAA
- a CDS encoding MBL fold metallo-hydrolase — MIFRQLYDHTSSTYTYLLGDGGEAVLIDPVYEQVPRDLALLEELGLKLVATLDTHVHADHVTGAWRLHQRCGNAIALSAVAGASGVDTPLHHGDRVRFGARHLDVRATPGHTSGCLTYVLDEASMAFTGDSLLIRGCGRTDFQQGSPQQLFASVHEQILSLPPACLLYPAHDYRGITVTSVAEERRYNPRLGGDVDVGDFTGHMNNLHLPHPKLIAVAVPANLRCGQPEGDAPTDAPGWAPLTLRFSGVWEIEPMALLEHLAKVQVVDVREVPEFIDRLGHVHGATLVPLSQLTERMGEFDREQPIVAVCRSGVRSAQASVLLTKAGFTKVANLAGGMLRWKIEGFPVDSDPA; from the coding sequence ATGATTTTTCGCCAACTGTACGATCACACCTCCTCTACCTACACCTATTTGCTCGGCGACGGCGGCGAGGCGGTGCTGATCGACCCGGTGTATGAACAGGTGCCGCGCGATCTGGCACTGTTGGAAGAACTCGGCCTGAAGCTGGTGGCCACCCTCGACACCCATGTGCACGCGGACCATGTGACCGGCGCCTGGCGGCTGCACCAGCGTTGCGGCAACGCCATCGCGCTGTCGGCGGTGGCCGGCGCCAGCGGCGTCGATACGCCCTTGCATCATGGCGACCGGGTGCGCTTCGGCGCGCGTCACCTGGACGTGCGCGCCACGCCGGGCCACACCAGCGGCTGCCTGACCTATGTGCTGGATGAGGCAAGCATGGCTTTCACCGGCGACAGCTTGCTGATACGCGGCTGCGGCCGCACCGATTTCCAGCAAGGCAGTCCGCAACAGTTGTTCGCCTCCGTGCACGAGCAGATCCTCAGCTTGCCGCCGGCCTGCCTGCTCTACCCTGCGCACGACTATCGCGGCATCACAGTCACCAGCGTGGCCGAAGAGCGGCGCTACAACCCGCGCCTGGGCGGCGATGTCGATGTGGGGGACTTCACGGGCCACATGAACAACCTGCACCTGCCGCATCCGAAATTGATTGCCGTGGCGGTGCCGGCCAACCTGCGCTGCGGCCAGCCGGAGGGCGATGCGCCGACCGACGCGCCCGGCTGGGCGCCGCTGACGCTGCGTTTCAGTGGTGTATGGGAGATTGAGCCGATGGCCTTGCTGGAGCATTTGGCCAAGGTACAGGTGGTCGATGTGCGCGAAGTGCCGGAATTCATCGACCGTCTCGGCCACGTGCATGGCGCCACGCTGGTGCCGCTGTCGCAGCTGACCGAGCGCATGGGCGAGTTCGACCGCGAGCAGCCGATCGTGGCTGTCTGCCGCTCCGGCGTGCGCTCGGCGCAGGCTAGCGTGCTGCTGACCAAAGCCGGCTTCACCAAAGTCGCCAACCTGGCCGGCGGCATGCTGCGCTGGAAAATCGAAGGCTTCCCGGTCGACTCCGATCCGGCATAA
- the ppa gene encoding inorganic diphosphatase has product MSLNKVSSGKDLPNDFNVIIEIPMNADPIKYEVDKESGAIFVDRFMGTAMHYPCNYGYVPNTLSADGDPVDVLVITPFPLIPGVVVRCRPIGVLKMTDEAGEDAKVLAVPVDKVLSIYSHWQKPEDLNELRLRQIQHFFEHYKDLEKGKWVKVEGWHGPEAAKEEILAGVANYQKDQAA; this is encoded by the coding sequence ATGAGCTTGAACAAAGTATCTTCCGGCAAAGATCTGCCTAACGACTTCAACGTCATCATCGAAATCCCGATGAACGCCGACCCGATCAAATACGAAGTAGACAAAGAGTCGGGCGCAATCTTTGTTGACCGCTTCATGGGTACCGCCATGCATTACCCATGCAACTACGGCTACGTGCCGAACACCCTGTCGGCCGACGGCGACCCGGTGGACGTGCTGGTGATCACCCCGTTCCCGCTGATCCCAGGCGTCGTGGTGCGTTGCCGCCCGATCGGCGTGCTGAAAATGACCGACGAAGCCGGTGAAGACGCCAAAGTACTGGCCGTGCCGGTCGACAAGGTCCTGTCGATCTACAGCCACTGGCAGAAGCCGGAAGACCTGAACGAACTGCGCCTGCGCCAGATCCAGCACTTCTTCGAGCACTACAAAGATCTGGAAAAAGGCAAGTGGGTCAAGGTCGAAGGCTGGCACGGTCCAGAAGCCGCCAAGGAAGAAATCCTGGCCGGCGTCGCCAACTACCAGAAAGACCAGGCAGCGTAA
- a CDS encoding Crp/Fnr family transcriptional regulator: MKRIDVSEESFNSVTNILATIAKPFHVRKGEYLQRAGVPATQVYWLASGVARSGFFNREGVEMTLRFYREGESATTLTDLINGETGQPAVQFLIAETPVHGFTLDWKRASELRAQSEEMQDYHLHIAMHGLQALAQHAYSNGETSAQERLTAFREEYPGLEARISQRAIASYLGITPQYMSRLRREAEAASGEPRAA; the protein is encoded by the coding sequence ATGAAGCGGATCGACGTGAGCGAAGAGTCGTTCAACAGCGTCACCAATATTCTGGCCACCATTGCCAAGCCCTTCCATGTGCGCAAGGGCGAGTACCTGCAGCGTGCCGGCGTGCCGGCGACGCAGGTGTACTGGCTGGCCAGCGGCGTGGCGCGCAGCGGTTTCTTCAACCGCGAAGGCGTGGAGATGACCTTGCGCTTCTATCGCGAAGGCGAGTCGGCCACCACGCTGACGGACCTGATCAACGGCGAGACCGGCCAGCCGGCGGTGCAATTCCTGATTGCGGAGACGCCGGTCCACGGCTTCACGCTGGACTGGAAGCGTGCTTCCGAGCTGCGCGCGCAGAGTGAGGAGATGCAAGACTACCACCTGCACATCGCCATGCACGGCCTGCAGGCGCTGGCGCAGCACGCGTACAGCAACGGCGAAACCTCGGCGCAGGAGCGGCTGACGGCCTTCCGCGAAGAATATCCGGGCCTGGAGGCACGCATCTCGCAGCGCGCCATCGCATCCTACCTGGGCATCACGCCGCAATACATGTCGCGCCTGCGCCGCGAAGCCGAAGCTGCTTCGGGCGAACCGCGCGCGGCATAA
- a CDS encoding GNAT family N-acetyltransferase, which produces MAEAELSIIDSLADIDPAQWQALAGDNPTLAYAFLHALHETGCAAANTGWSPRYLVLQRDGVLQAAMPLYLKDHSRGEYVFDHAWADAFHRNGIPYYPKLLSAVPFTPVTGGRLLAHNAEDRQLLARAALQVAQQLGTSSLHILFPDDQDKQALADAGYMLREGVQFHWENQDYADFDAFLASMKMEKRKKIRQDRKRVQEAGIHFEHLAGAAITDQVLRFFYECYVSTYQAHFSKPYLSLAFFRRLLAETPDSLMIVLAKRGDAPVAAALNLVGGNVMYGRYWGTLEFVSGLHFETCYVQSIAYCIRHGMARFEGGAQGIHKMSRGLVPTPTWSAHWVADPRFADAIADFLAQETAAMNDYIDELAEHLPFKAIETS; this is translated from the coding sequence GTGGCGGAAGCAGAATTATCGATCATCGACTCGTTGGCGGACATCGATCCGGCGCAGTGGCAGGCGCTAGCCGGTGACAACCCGACGCTAGCCTACGCCTTCCTGCACGCGCTGCACGAAACCGGCTGCGCCGCTGCCAACACCGGCTGGTCGCCGCGCTACCTGGTCCTGCAGCGCGACGGCGTGCTGCAGGCGGCCATGCCGCTGTACCTGAAGGATCACAGCCGCGGCGAATACGTGTTCGACCACGCCTGGGCCGACGCCTTCCACCGCAACGGCATCCCCTACTACCCCAAGCTGCTGTCGGCGGTGCCGTTCACGCCGGTGACCGGCGGCCGCCTGCTGGCGCACAATGCGGAAGACCGCCAACTGCTGGCGCGCGCCGCGCTGCAGGTGGCGCAACAACTGGGCACCTCCTCGCTGCACATCCTGTTCCCCGACGACCAGGACAAACAGGCGCTGGCCGACGCTGGCTACATGCTGCGCGAAGGCGTGCAATTTCATTGGGAGAACCAGGACTACGCCGACTTCGACGCCTTCCTCGCCAGCATGAAGATGGAAAAGCGCAAGAAGATCCGCCAGGACCGCAAGCGCGTGCAGGAAGCCGGCATCCACTTCGAACACCTGGCCGGCGCCGCCATCACGGACCAGGTGCTGCGCTTCTTCTACGAGTGCTATGTGTCGACCTACCAGGCGCACTTCTCCAAGCCGTATCTATCGCTGGCCTTCTTCCGCCGCCTGCTGGCAGAAACGCCGGACAGCCTGATGATCGTGCTGGCCAAGCGCGGCGACGCGCCGGTGGCGGCAGCCCTGAACCTGGTGGGCGGCAATGTGATGTACGGCCGCTACTGGGGCACGCTGGAATTCGTCTCCGGTCTGCACTTCGAAACCTGTTACGTGCAATCGATAGCCTACTGCATCCGCCACGGAATGGCGCGTTTCGAAGGTGGTGCGCAGGGCATCCACAAGATGTCGCGCGGCCTGGTGCCGACGCCGACCTGGTCGGCGCACTGGGTGGCCGATCCGCGCTTTGCCGACGCCATCGCCGACTTTCTGGCGCAGGAAACCGCCGCCATGAACGACTATATCGACGAACTGGCCGAACATCTTCCCTTCAAGGCTATAGAAACCTCGTAA